In Myxocyprinus asiaticus isolate MX2 ecotype Aquarium Trade chromosome 8, UBuf_Myxa_2, whole genome shotgun sequence, a single genomic region encodes these proteins:
- the LOC127445142 gene encoding NEDD4-binding protein 2-like isoform X5: MLEHNPGGVVLSTDEYFTRNGPYHFEPNLLGEAHEWNHQRAKEALKKGQTPIIIDNTNMQRWEMKPYVAMAQKHMYKVLFREPDTWWKTKPRELEKRTRHQVTKRKIKRMLERYDCFVSVQSIMNSQRPEQVPSVVDLTQTEIDQPRQSLPPGLSHPDHVGDSRLIKLNVHLSTSLPDVSSVSQAFSTISTGEEEGEMQSYSSKVSMVFHENTLAGSGMLQSDLLDGGELDLKLDACLENYGEFGMTAKEKFLEQPVAFSESIAQRVRRDRAPSANALGVSAINQPVNFDPNVESSKQVEEGCKDQPLAEGKVMRPELLDFVGDWPLESQSQRQGRQQNSRNKSVKNTDKEFRAVEVGENASADVDKHSDTDMINEEEFVDLLQGGGSSSPAPSKLTSQHSPSLGRNEGNLNLETVLWPKLPDCLQEWKFSECTDPSKDYSTSPSPVKEGADQIEESSHVSTQEVVEQEGESVVSEEKCRMSPSVQGTLCSRVAIDLESSLERRRGLSRRMGKSCKLALTFTNQSLSSPCTKSSVISHQPSNLSPGEGVIESCPSILTQTHPQDFALLWRINQLKCSASASDLSSSGMVILDGNSLRFTPKTNEEQSACQQGVPYRMVHEKGSQVEDSDLRESHSKQQNLEILGRHFRHVSMDILEDLYEKCHQDMEWTSNLLLDSGEQLYKYDEENEEGHLGSFFGEQSHDYRAVKKFPITEPSEASSESNRAGAEQNVADSSNSLASSISPKSQETILSDLSHANEDWSAGQSSQSEAEGSDEGLSITKEKCEPEHSFVTLGQPTEDTKVQLNVPAASEAKPEPDTTDQLDLEQEGTLVRQSEQISQSLEAPLEQWTQEERGVMEKEDEETRAQVDSITQSLLHQVDEMERREEEEESKEQAKDRKRTGQGRREPRTLDIQTLELKLPTELALQLTELFGPVGVSPGAFSPDDCAVQIDLNLARLLHQKWKETVQEKHRQASLSYKSSVHWGESKCNKTGPRDQSGLHEEIIFMDHWSVSCPPISLRDIMIEEQVMQDSMEKSRSGRRDLDKKDSAAKLKENQLFSMFPTIDRHFLRDIFRDNNYSLEQTEQFLRSLFDDGLVRNVVAPEPTPQRSGTHRAQSKERKWKQRDGEVEAAQFQDMEDPEYEDFRTEATLQRRQQIECLNKAAETHRQGRKDMASFYAQQGHMHGEKMREANHHAAMQIFERVNASLLPQNVLDLHGLHIDDALHHLKQVLIDKTLEWHQGLCRPQLSIITGRGNHSQGGVARIRPAVLDYLKNQHYRSQRAGERVKHSKSTDISLLNVLLE; encoded by the exons ATGTTGGAGCATAACCCAGGAGGGGTTGTTTTGAGCACTGACGAATATTTTACTCGAAATGGTCCCTACCATTTTGAGCCAAATTTACTAGGAGAAGCCCACGAGTGGAATCACCAGAGAG CAAAAGAggctttgaaaaaaggccagacACCCATCATAATTGACAACACCAATATGCAACGTTGGGAGATGAAACCATACGTTGCTATG GCACAGAAACATATGTATAAGGTGCTGTTTCGAGAGCCAGATACTTGGTGGAAAACCAAACCCAGAGAGCTAGAGAA GCGTACAAGGCACCAAGTAACAAAGAGGAAGATCAAACGCATGTTGGAACGGTATGACTGTTTTGTCTCTGTCCAGAGCATCATGAATTCACAAAGACCGGAACAAGTGCCAAGTGTTGTGGATTTGACGCAAACAGAGATCGACCAGCCCCG GCAGTCTTTACCTCCTGGGCTCAGTCATCCTGATCATGTTGGTGACTCTAGGTTGATTAAACTAAATGTGCACCTTTCCACATCTCTGCCTGATGTGTCCTCCGTAAGTCAGGCTTTCAGTACCATTTCCACAGGCGAGGAAGAAGGTGAAATGCAATCCTACAGTTCCAAGGTGTCCATGGTGTTCCATGAGAACACTCTGGCAGGGTCTGGGATGCTGCAGTCTGACCTGCTTGATGGAGGAGAGTTAGACTTGAAGCTAGATGCCTGCCTTGAAAATTATGGTGAGTTTGGAATGACAGCAAAAGAGAAGTTTCTAGAGCAACCGGTGGCATTTTCGGAGTCCATTGCTCAGCGTGTAAGGAGGGACAGAGCGCCTTCTGCAAATGCACTGGGAGTAAGTGCCATCAATCAACCTGTGAACTTTGACCCCAATGTTGAGTCTTCTAAGCAAGTTGAGGAGGGATGCAAAGATCAGCCTCTTGCTGAAGGCAAAGTAATGCGACCAGAGCTTTTGGATTTTGTGGGGGACTGGCCACTGGAATCTCAAAGCCAACGCCAAGGAAGACAACAGAATTCAAGGAATAAATCTGTAAAGAACACCGATAAGGAATTCAGAGCTGTGGAAGTTGGAGAGAATGCTTCTGCTGATGTGGACAAGCATTCTGATACTGACATGATAAATGAAGAAGAATTTGTAGATCTACTGCAAGGAGGAGGAAGCTCATCTCCAGCTCCAAGTAAATTGACTTCACAGCATTCCCCATCCTTGGGTAGAAACGAGGGTAACTTGAACCTGGAGACTGTGCTCTGGCCTAAACTCCCTGACTGTTTGCAGGAGTGGAAGTTTTCAGAGTGCACTGACCCAAGCAAAGATTACTCTACTTCTCCAAGTCCAGTGAAAGAGGGGGCAGACCAAATTGAGGAGTCCAGTCATGTGTCCACACAGGAGGTGGTTGAGCAAGAGGGGGAGAGTGTGGTATCTGAGGAGAAATGCAGAATGAGCCCCAGTGTCCAGGGAACTTTGTGTTCAAGAGTTGCCATAGACTTGGAGAGCAGTCTGGAGAGACGGAGAGGGCTTAGTCGAAGAATGGGAAAATCTTGTAAATTGGCACTTACCTTCACCAATCAAAGCCTTTCCTCACCCTGCACAAAGTCTTCAGTTATTTCACATCAGCCCTCCAATCTTTCACCAGGGGAAGGAGTCATAGAGTCGTGTCCCAGCATCTTAACCCAAACACATCCTCAAGACTTTGCTCTGCTTTGGCGAATTAACCAGCTAAAATGTTCTGCATCAGCTTCGGACCTCTCTAGTAGTGGTATGGTCATTTTGGATGGAAACTCTTTGCGTTTTActccaaaaacaaatgaagagcAGTCTGCCTGCCAGCAGGGTGTGCCATACCGCATGGTCCATGAGAAAGGCTCTCAGGTGGAAGACAGCGACTTAAGAGAATCCCACTCCAAACAACAAAACCTTGAGATACTAGGCCGCCACTTCAGGCATGTCTCCATGGATATTCTGGAAGACCTTTATGAGAAGTGCCATCAAGATATGGAGTGGACATCTAATTTATTGCTTGACTCTGGAGAACAGCTGTATAAATATGACGAAGAGAATGAGGAAGGTCATTTGGGGTCATTTTTTGGGGAACAGTCACACGATTACCGAGCTGTGAAGAAATTTCCAATCACCGAGCCATCAGAAGCCAGCTCAGAGAGCAACCGGGCTGGAGCTGAGCAGAATGTGGCAGACTCCAGCAACAGTTTAGCCAGCAGCATCAGTCCCAAGTCCCAAGAAACTATCTTAAGTGACTTGAGCCATGCTAATGAAGATTGGAGCGCAGGTCAAAGCTCACAAAGTGAAGCTGAAGGATCTGATGAGGGTTTAAGCATTACCAAGGAAAAATGTGAGCCTGAGCATTCCTTTGTAACCTTAGGGCAACCAACAGAAGACACTAAAGTACAATTGAATGTTCCAGCAGCTAGTGAGGCAAAGCCAGAACCAGATACAACAGATCAGCTAGATCTAGAGCAGGAAGGGACATTGGTGAGACAAAGTGAGCAAATTAGTCAGAGCCTAGAGGCACCATTGGAGCAATGGACTCAAGAAGAGAGAGGAGTGATGGAAAAGGAAGATGAAGAAACAAGAGCACAGGTGGATTCCATTACACAGTCACTTCTGCATCAGGTCGATGAAATGGAGcgcagagaggaggaggaggagagcaaGGAACAAGCAAAGGATAGAAAGAGAACTGGCCAGGGGAGAAGAGAGCCAAGAACTTTGGACATTCAGACTCTGGAGCTGAAACTTCCAACTGAACTTGCATTGCAGCTCACTGAGCTGTTTGGACCTGTTGGGGTCAGTCCAG GTGCATTTTCACCAGATGACTGTGCTGTGCAAATTGACCTGAACTTGGCCAGACTGCTGCACCAGAAATGGAAGGAGACTGTCCAA GAGAAGCACAGACAGGCATCTCTGTCCTATAAGA GTTCCGTCCACTGGGGTGAATCAAAGTGTAACAAAACTGGGCCAAGAGACCAATCAGGTTTGCAtgaagaaattatttttatggACCACTGGAGTGTGTCCTGTCCCCCCATCTCCCTGAGGGACATCATGATTGAGGAACAGGTGATGCAGGACAGCATGGAGAAG tcCAGGTCAGGTCGGAGGGATCTGGATAAGAAAGACAGTGCAGCCAAGTTGAAAGAGAACCAGCTGTTTTCCATGTTCCCAACCATAGACCGACATTTCCTCCGAGATATCTTCAGAGACAACAA TTACTCTCTGGAGCAGACCGAACAGTTTTTGCGTTCTCTATTTGATGATGGACTGGTTAGAAACGTAGTGGCACCTGAACCCACCCCTCAACGCAGTGGCACACACAGAGCGCAGAGCAAAGAGAGG AAATGGAAACAGAGAGATGGGGAGGTGGAAGCAGCTCAGTTCCAGGATATGGAGGATCCGGAATACGAGGATTTCCGCACGGAGGCAACACTGCAGAGACGTCAACAAATAGAGTGTTTAAACAAGGCAGCTGAAACCCACAGACAAGGTCGCAAGGACATGGCTAGTTTCTATGCACAACAG GGCCACATGCATGGAGAAAAGATGCGTGAAGCAAATCACCACGCAGCCATGCAGATATTTGAGCGAGTGAACGCTTCACTTCTGCCTCAGAATGTTCTGGATCTTCATGGACTGCATATTGATGATGCCCTTCATCACCTAAAGCAGGTGCTCATCGACAAGACTTTGG aatgGCATCAGGGTTTGTGCCGCCCCCAGCTTTCAATCATCACGGGACGAGGCAATCACAGCCAAGGGGGAGTGGCACGAATCAGGCCCGCCGTGTTAGACTACCTCAAAAACCAACACTACAG
- the LOC127445142 gene encoding NEDD4-binding protein 2-like isoform X6 gives MYKVLFREPDTWWKTKPRELEKRTRHQVTKRKIKRMLERYDCFVSVQSIMNSQRPEQVPSVVDLTQTEIDQPRQSLPPGLSHPDHVGDSRLIKLNVHLSTSLPDVSSVSQAFSTISTGEEEGEMQSYSSKVSMVFHENTLAGSGMLQSDLLDGGELDLKLDACLENYGEFGMTAKEKFLEQPVAFSESIAQRVRRDRAPSANALGVSAINQPVNFDPNVESSKQVEEGCKDQPLAEGKVMRPELLDFVGDWPLESQSQRQGRQQNSRNKSVKNTDKEFRAVEVGENASADVDKHSDTDMINEEEFVDLLQGGGSSSPAPSKLTSQHSPSLGRNEGNLNLETVLWPKLPDCLQEWKFSECTDPSKDYSTSPSPVKEGADQIEESSHVSTQEVVEQEGESVVSEEKCRMSPSVQGTLCSRVAIDLESSLERRRGLSRRMGKSCKLALTFTNQSLSSPCTKSSVISHQPSNLSPGEGVIESCPSILTQTHPQDFALLWRINQLKCSASASDLSSSGMVILDGNSLRFTPKTNEEQSACQQGVPYRMVHEKGSQVEDSDLRESHSKQQNLEILGRHFRHVSMDILEDLYEKCHQDMEWTSNLLLDSGEQLYKYDEENEEGHLGSFFGEQSHDYRAVKKFPITEPSEASSESNRAGAEQNVADSSNSLASSISPKSQETILSDLSHANEDWSAGQSSQSEAEGSDEGLSITKEKCEPEHSFVTLGQPTEDTKVQLNVPAASEAKPEPDTTDQLDLEQEGTLVRQSEQISQSLEAPLEQWTQEERGVMEKEDEETRAQVDSITQSLLHQVDEMERREEEEESKEQAKDRKRTGQGRREPRTLDIQTLELKLPTELALQLTELFGPVGVSPGAFSPDDCAVQIDLNLARLLHQKWKETVQEKHRQASLSYKSSVHWGESKCNKTGPRDQSGLHEEIIFMDHWSVSCPPISLRDIMIEEQVMQDSMEKSRSGRRDLDKKDSAAKLKENQLFSMFPTIDRHFLRDIFRDNNYSLEQTEQFLRSLFDDGLVRNVVAPEPTPQRSGTHRAQSKERKWKQRDGEVEAAQFQDMEDPEYEDFRTEATLQRRQQIECLNKAAETHRQGRKDMASFYAQQGHMHGEKMREANHHAAMQIFERVNASLLPQNVLDLHGLHIDDALHHLKQVLIDKTLEWHQGLCRPQLSIITGRGNHSQGGVARIRPAVLDYLKNQHYRSQRAGERVKHSKSTDISLLNVLLE, from the exons ATGTATAAGGTGCTGTTTCGAGAGCCAGATACTTGGTGGAAAACCAAACCCAGAGAGCTAGAGAA GCGTACAAGGCACCAAGTAACAAAGAGGAAGATCAAACGCATGTTGGAACGGTATGACTGTTTTGTCTCTGTCCAGAGCATCATGAATTCACAAAGACCGGAACAAGTGCCAAGTGTTGTGGATTTGACGCAAACAGAGATCGACCAGCCCCG GCAGTCTTTACCTCCTGGGCTCAGTCATCCTGATCATGTTGGTGACTCTAGGTTGATTAAACTAAATGTGCACCTTTCCACATCTCTGCCTGATGTGTCCTCCGTAAGTCAGGCTTTCAGTACCATTTCCACAGGCGAGGAAGAAGGTGAAATGCAATCCTACAGTTCCAAGGTGTCCATGGTGTTCCATGAGAACACTCTGGCAGGGTCTGGGATGCTGCAGTCTGACCTGCTTGATGGAGGAGAGTTAGACTTGAAGCTAGATGCCTGCCTTGAAAATTATGGTGAGTTTGGAATGACAGCAAAAGAGAAGTTTCTAGAGCAACCGGTGGCATTTTCGGAGTCCATTGCTCAGCGTGTAAGGAGGGACAGAGCGCCTTCTGCAAATGCACTGGGAGTAAGTGCCATCAATCAACCTGTGAACTTTGACCCCAATGTTGAGTCTTCTAAGCAAGTTGAGGAGGGATGCAAAGATCAGCCTCTTGCTGAAGGCAAAGTAATGCGACCAGAGCTTTTGGATTTTGTGGGGGACTGGCCACTGGAATCTCAAAGCCAACGCCAAGGAAGACAACAGAATTCAAGGAATAAATCTGTAAAGAACACCGATAAGGAATTCAGAGCTGTGGAAGTTGGAGAGAATGCTTCTGCTGATGTGGACAAGCATTCTGATACTGACATGATAAATGAAGAAGAATTTGTAGATCTACTGCAAGGAGGAGGAAGCTCATCTCCAGCTCCAAGTAAATTGACTTCACAGCATTCCCCATCCTTGGGTAGAAACGAGGGTAACTTGAACCTGGAGACTGTGCTCTGGCCTAAACTCCCTGACTGTTTGCAGGAGTGGAAGTTTTCAGAGTGCACTGACCCAAGCAAAGATTACTCTACTTCTCCAAGTCCAGTGAAAGAGGGGGCAGACCAAATTGAGGAGTCCAGTCATGTGTCCACACAGGAGGTGGTTGAGCAAGAGGGGGAGAGTGTGGTATCTGAGGAGAAATGCAGAATGAGCCCCAGTGTCCAGGGAACTTTGTGTTCAAGAGTTGCCATAGACTTGGAGAGCAGTCTGGAGAGACGGAGAGGGCTTAGTCGAAGAATGGGAAAATCTTGTAAATTGGCACTTACCTTCACCAATCAAAGCCTTTCCTCACCCTGCACAAAGTCTTCAGTTATTTCACATCAGCCCTCCAATCTTTCACCAGGGGAAGGAGTCATAGAGTCGTGTCCCAGCATCTTAACCCAAACACATCCTCAAGACTTTGCTCTGCTTTGGCGAATTAACCAGCTAAAATGTTCTGCATCAGCTTCGGACCTCTCTAGTAGTGGTATGGTCATTTTGGATGGAAACTCTTTGCGTTTTActccaaaaacaaatgaagagcAGTCTGCCTGCCAGCAGGGTGTGCCATACCGCATGGTCCATGAGAAAGGCTCTCAGGTGGAAGACAGCGACTTAAGAGAATCCCACTCCAAACAACAAAACCTTGAGATACTAGGCCGCCACTTCAGGCATGTCTCCATGGATATTCTGGAAGACCTTTATGAGAAGTGCCATCAAGATATGGAGTGGACATCTAATTTATTGCTTGACTCTGGAGAACAGCTGTATAAATATGACGAAGAGAATGAGGAAGGTCATTTGGGGTCATTTTTTGGGGAACAGTCACACGATTACCGAGCTGTGAAGAAATTTCCAATCACCGAGCCATCAGAAGCCAGCTCAGAGAGCAACCGGGCTGGAGCTGAGCAGAATGTGGCAGACTCCAGCAACAGTTTAGCCAGCAGCATCAGTCCCAAGTCCCAAGAAACTATCTTAAGTGACTTGAGCCATGCTAATGAAGATTGGAGCGCAGGTCAAAGCTCACAAAGTGAAGCTGAAGGATCTGATGAGGGTTTAAGCATTACCAAGGAAAAATGTGAGCCTGAGCATTCCTTTGTAACCTTAGGGCAACCAACAGAAGACACTAAAGTACAATTGAATGTTCCAGCAGCTAGTGAGGCAAAGCCAGAACCAGATACAACAGATCAGCTAGATCTAGAGCAGGAAGGGACATTGGTGAGACAAAGTGAGCAAATTAGTCAGAGCCTAGAGGCACCATTGGAGCAATGGACTCAAGAAGAGAGAGGAGTGATGGAAAAGGAAGATGAAGAAACAAGAGCACAGGTGGATTCCATTACACAGTCACTTCTGCATCAGGTCGATGAAATGGAGcgcagagaggaggaggaggagagcaaGGAACAAGCAAAGGATAGAAAGAGAACTGGCCAGGGGAGAAGAGAGCCAAGAACTTTGGACATTCAGACTCTGGAGCTGAAACTTCCAACTGAACTTGCATTGCAGCTCACTGAGCTGTTTGGACCTGTTGGGGTCAGTCCAG GTGCATTTTCACCAGATGACTGTGCTGTGCAAATTGACCTGAACTTGGCCAGACTGCTGCACCAGAAATGGAAGGAGACTGTCCAA GAGAAGCACAGACAGGCATCTCTGTCCTATAAGA GTTCCGTCCACTGGGGTGAATCAAAGTGTAACAAAACTGGGCCAAGAGACCAATCAGGTTTGCAtgaagaaattatttttatggACCACTGGAGTGTGTCCTGTCCCCCCATCTCCCTGAGGGACATCATGATTGAGGAACAGGTGATGCAGGACAGCATGGAGAAG tcCAGGTCAGGTCGGAGGGATCTGGATAAGAAAGACAGTGCAGCCAAGTTGAAAGAGAACCAGCTGTTTTCCATGTTCCCAACCATAGACCGACATTTCCTCCGAGATATCTTCAGAGACAACAA TTACTCTCTGGAGCAGACCGAACAGTTTTTGCGTTCTCTATTTGATGATGGACTGGTTAGAAACGTAGTGGCACCTGAACCCACCCCTCAACGCAGTGGCACACACAGAGCGCAGAGCAAAGAGAGG AAATGGAAACAGAGAGATGGGGAGGTGGAAGCAGCTCAGTTCCAGGATATGGAGGATCCGGAATACGAGGATTTCCGCACGGAGGCAACACTGCAGAGACGTCAACAAATAGAGTGTTTAAACAAGGCAGCTGAAACCCACAGACAAGGTCGCAAGGACATGGCTAGTTTCTATGCACAACAG GGCCACATGCATGGAGAAAAGATGCGTGAAGCAAATCACCACGCAGCCATGCAGATATTTGAGCGAGTGAACGCTTCACTTCTGCCTCAGAATGTTCTGGATCTTCATGGACTGCATATTGATGATGCCCTTCATCACCTAAAGCAGGTGCTCATCGACAAGACTTTGG aatgGCATCAGGGTTTGTGCCGCCCCCAGCTTTCAATCATCACGGGACGAGGCAATCACAGCCAAGGGGGAGTGGCACGAATCAGGCCCGCCGTGTTAGACTACCTCAAAAACCAACACTACAG
- the LOC127445142 gene encoding NEDD4-binding protein 2-like isoform X9, translating into MEGDCPSSVHWGESKCNKTGPRDQSGLHEEIIFMDHWSVSCPPISLRDIMIEEQVMQDSMEKSRSGRRDLDKKDSAAKLKENQLFSMFPTIDRHFLRDIFRDNNYSLEQTEQFLRSLFDDGLVRNVVAPEPTPQRSGTHRAQSKERKWKQRDGEVEAAQFQDMEDPEYEDFRTEATLQRRQQIECLNKAAETHRQGRKDMASFYAQQGHMHGEKMREANHHAAMQIFERVNASLLPQNVLDLHGLHIDDALHHLKQVLIDKTLEWHQGLCRPQLSIITGRGNHSQGGVARIRPAVLDYLKNQHYRSQRAGERVKHSKSTDISLLNVLLE; encoded by the exons ATGGAAGGAGACTGTCCAA GTTCCGTCCACTGGGGTGAATCAAAGTGTAACAAAACTGGGCCAAGAGACCAATCAGGTTTGCAtgaagaaattatttttatggACCACTGGAGTGTGTCCTGTCCCCCCATCTCCCTGAGGGACATCATGATTGAGGAACAGGTGATGCAGGACAGCATGGAGAAG tcCAGGTCAGGTCGGAGGGATCTGGATAAGAAAGACAGTGCAGCCAAGTTGAAAGAGAACCAGCTGTTTTCCATGTTCCCAACCATAGACCGACATTTCCTCCGAGATATCTTCAGAGACAACAA TTACTCTCTGGAGCAGACCGAACAGTTTTTGCGTTCTCTATTTGATGATGGACTGGTTAGAAACGTAGTGGCACCTGAACCCACCCCTCAACGCAGTGGCACACACAGAGCGCAGAGCAAAGAGAGG AAATGGAAACAGAGAGATGGGGAGGTGGAAGCAGCTCAGTTCCAGGATATGGAGGATCCGGAATACGAGGATTTCCGCACGGAGGCAACACTGCAGAGACGTCAACAAATAGAGTGTTTAAACAAGGCAGCTGAAACCCACAGACAAGGTCGCAAGGACATGGCTAGTTTCTATGCACAACAG GGCCACATGCATGGAGAAAAGATGCGTGAAGCAAATCACCACGCAGCCATGCAGATATTTGAGCGAGTGAACGCTTCACTTCTGCCTCAGAATGTTCTGGATCTTCATGGACTGCATATTGATGATGCCCTTCATCACCTAAAGCAGGTGCTCATCGACAAGACTTTGG aatgGCATCAGGGTTTGTGCCGCCCCCAGCTTTCAATCATCACGGGACGAGGCAATCACAGCCAAGGGGGAGTGGCACGAATCAGGCCCGCCGTGTTAGACTACCTCAAAAACCAACACTACAG